One genomic window of Clostridioides sp. ES-S-0054-01 includes the following:
- a CDS encoding TetR/AcrR family transcriptional regulator has product MTNKELQKKRILMYFIEAAQNIMENEGIENITLRKVADMAGYNSSTLYNYFKNLDHLISFASIKYFKDYNLNISRCIENVNDEYKKYIIMWKLFCKHSFDNAQAFYQVFFNLSSDELGYITKQYYDMFPEDLGIHDSDISLMITGKSIKERNKILLNNLVDTGYIPSKDLDIINDIIISFYQNLLFLKKNTGKNSDDDELTMKMISSIEYIIKHAK; this is encoded by the coding sequence ATGACAAATAAAGAATTACAAAAAAAAAGGATATTAATGTATTTCATAGAAGCTGCCCAAAACATTATGGAGAATGAAGGTATAGAAAATATTACACTTCGTAAGGTTGCAGATATGGCTGGTTATAATAGTTCAACTCTATACAACTACTTTAAAAATTTAGACCATTTAATATCATTTGCATCTATAAAATATTTCAAAGATTATAACTTGAACATTTCAAGGTGTATAGAGAATGTCAATGATGAATACAAGAAATATATAATTATGTGGAAATTATTTTGTAAACATTCTTTTGATAATGCTCAAGCTTTTTATCAGGTATTTTTTAACTTGTCTAGTGATGAACTTGGTTATATAACAAAACAATATTACGATATGTTTCCAGAAGATTTAGGTATTCATGACAGTGATATATCTTTAATGATTACAGGAAAAAGTATAAAAGAAAGAAATAAAATACTCTTGAACAATCTTGTAGATACTGGATATATACCATCTAAAGATTTAGACATAATCAACGATATAATTATTTCTTTTTATCAAAATCTATTATTCTTAAAAAAGAACACAGGAAAAAATTCTGATGATGATGAATTGACTATGAAAATGATTTCTTCTATTGAATACATAATAAAACATGCTAAGTAA